From one Pseudomonadota bacterium genomic stretch:
- a CDS encoding ATP-binding protein: MASLAELIMEYVQTDASFLVLVLDTEGHILNTNRYTRELVGEDIQQQTLNDILVDFTGTAKLSGLLDEPGRVHLLNVRTAGGLPQTFYFRFFHAGTEILAIGEVNSLELEALRKGLVTANNELSNLGRELQKKSAEQNRAGEKLQDALEYVENIVESLREPLVVLNSDLKILTANRSFYDTFKVTPEETIGNFIYDLGNRQWDIPKLRVLFEEILPHDTVFNGYEVEHDFLDIGRKIILLNARQIFRENIGSYIILLAMEDITERKLAENQIKSLLAEKELLLREVHHRIKNNMNVITSLLSLQADMLKDPSAIAALEDSGSRVRSMMMILYDKLYRSADFREISAKEYLTSLIDEIAINFPNRDMVTIEKQIDDIILDAKILSPAGIILNELLTNAMKHAFIGRENGKISVSLSFKDNHATLMIQDNGVGIPESIDITASTGFGMQLVGILTEQLEGSMTIEREKGTKFILEFEI; encoded by the coding sequence ATGGCTTCTCTGGCTGAATTAATCATGGAGTATGTGCAAACTGATGCATCCTTCCTGGTCCTTGTCCTCGACACCGAAGGACATATCCTGAATACCAACCGCTACACCCGGGAGCTTGTGGGTGAAGATATTCAGCAGCAAACATTAAATGACATTTTAGTCGATTTTACCGGTACCGCGAAGTTGTCGGGCCTTCTGGACGAGCCGGGCCGCGTGCATCTCCTGAATGTCAGGACAGCAGGAGGCCTTCCCCAAACCTTCTATTTTCGCTTCTTCCATGCCGGCACAGAAATCCTTGCTATCGGAGAGGTCAACAGCCTCGAACTTGAAGCCCTCCGGAAGGGTCTCGTTACCGCTAATAATGAGTTGAGCAATCTCGGCAGGGAGCTTCAGAAAAAGAGCGCTGAACAGAACCGGGCAGGAGAGAAACTCCAGGATGCCCTGGAATATGTCGAGAACATTGTGGAAAGCCTGCGCGAACCGCTCGTGGTATTGAATTCCGACCTGAAGATTCTCACAGCCAACCGCAGCTTCTACGATACCTTCAAGGTAACACCCGAGGAAACAATCGGGAATTTCATCTACGATCTTGGTAACCGGCAATGGGACATCCCCAAACTGCGGGTACTCTTTGAGGAGATACTTCCCCATGATACCGTGTTCAATGGCTATGAAGTTGAGCATGATTTTCTCGATATCGGCCGGAAGATTATTCTGCTCAACGCCCGGCAGATTTTCCGTGAAAATATCGGCTCATATATTATCCTCCTGGCTATGGAAGACATTACCGAACGCAAACTCGCCGAGAACCAGATCAAATCCCTCCTCGCAGAAAAGGAACTCCTCCTCCGCGAAGTACACCACAGGATCAAGAACAATATGAATGTGATCACAAGTCTGTTGTCCCTCCAGGCAGATATGCTGAAGGACCCGTCAGCTATTGCCGCCCTTGAGGATTCAGGAAGCCGTGTCAGGAGCATGATGATGATTTTGTATGATAAGTTATACAGGTCTGCCGACTTCAGAGAGATATCAGCAAAGGAATACCTTACCTCTCTGATTGATGAAATTGCAATCAATTTCCCCAACCGGGACATGGTGACCATTGAAAAACAAATTGATGACATTATTCTTGACGCAAAGATCTTATCCCCTGCAGGGATTATCCTTAATGAACTGCTTACAAACGCAATGAAGCATGCATTTATTGGTAGAGAAAACGGGAAGATATCTGTCTCTCTTTCGTTTAAGGATAATCATGCAACACTCATGATACAGGATAACGGTGTTGGAATTCCTGAATCAATTGATATTACAGCTTCTACCGGATTCGGGATGCAGCTTGTCGGTATATTAACAGAACAGCTTGAAGGAAGCATGACGATAGAGCGGGAGAAGGGGACGAAATTTATTCTGGAGTTTGAGATATGA
- a CDS encoding response regulator → MIKKILIADDSPVARRILKSCIPRAEDFDFYEVEDGVQGLETFKSVHPDVTFMDIDMPNMSGVECLKEIKKINPDAVVIMCSSETNQELLAETVSFGALTVVKKPPTRESIQQALTKAQE, encoded by the coding sequence ATGATAAAGAAAATTCTGATTGCTGATGACTCTCCTGTAGCGCGGCGGATACTGAAAAGCTGTATTCCGAGGGCAGAGGATTTTGATTTCTATGAAGTTGAAGACGGGGTTCAAGGTCTGGAGACGTTTAAAAGCGTGCACCCCGATGTGACATTCATGGATATAGATATGCCCAATATGAGCGGCGTGGAATGCCTCAAAGAGATTAAAAAGATTAACCCCGATGCCGTTGTCATCATGTGTTCATCAGAGACTAATCAGGAGTTACTCGCAGAAACGGTGTCCTTCGGGGCTTTAACGGTTGTTAAGAAGCCGCCTACCAGGGAATCCATCCAGCAGGCCTTAACAAAGGCGCAGGAATAG
- a CDS encoding cobalamin-dependent protein (Presence of a B(12) (cobalamin)-binding domain implies dependence on cobalamin itself, in one of its several forms, or in some unusual lineages, dependence on a cobalamin-like analog.), with product MGRVDIPETVYRDYLNALITGNRKECLDIVQGLLDRDIDIYDLYMLLFQKAMYEIGEMWEMNRISVAVEHLATSITESLLSLVYPRIFAADHIGRKAVIACVANEYHQIGGKMAADIFELNGWDGYFLGANTPPDELLKLIDNKKPDLVGLSLSVYFNLDNLLRVIEMVRATFQDLPILVGGQAFRWGGADQVLKYKKVTYLSSLRDLEREIHGFSG from the coding sequence GTGGGAAGGGTTGATATTCCGGAAACCGTGTATCGTGATTACCTCAACGCCCTTATAACCGGTAACAGGAAAGAGTGCCTGGACATTGTACAAGGTTTGCTGGACAGGGACATAGACATATACGATCTGTATATGCTGTTATTTCAAAAGGCAATGTATGAAATCGGCGAGATGTGGGAGATGAACAGGATCTCCGTTGCAGTGGAACACCTTGCCACATCTATTACAGAAAGTCTTCTGAGCCTTGTGTACCCCCGCATCTTTGCCGCTGATCATATCGGCAGGAAGGCGGTTATCGCCTGTGTGGCCAATGAGTACCATCAGATTGGAGGCAAAATGGCGGCCGACATCTTCGAACTCAATGGCTGGGATGGTTACTTTCTGGGGGCCAATACACCACCCGATGAACTTCTGAAACTTATCGACAATAAAAAACCCGATCTCGTTGGTCTCTCTCTTTCTGTTTACTTCAATCTTGATAATCTTTTGAGAGTGATCGAGATGGTCCGCGCCACCTTTCAGGATCTGCCCATCCTGGTGGGAGGGCAGGCTTTTCGCTGGGGAGGGGCTGATCAGGTATTGAAATATAAAAAAGTTACATATCTCTCTTCGCTGAGGGATTTGGAAAGGGAGATTCATGGCTTCTCTGGCTGA